From Acidianus brierleyi:
TTAATTTTCAAGATATTCTGCTAAAAATATCTAATAATTTTTACAATAATCATGAACACGAATATACTCGAAAACAAATTTCTTAATTATATTTAGAGAGATCAAGATATAGATGAATTATTAAACAAAACTTTGTCTGGGTGAAAGATAACGGTAACCGAAGGTTATTTTATAAAATATAAAGACGTTATATGGTCTGTAAAAGGATGCTTCCATCCTGACGGTTATGCGATAGCTGTTCCTAGATATTATAAGAACAAAAAAATTAAGAGAATGAAGGAATCTATGGATATTGTACAGCAGAAATTCCCATATTTATTAAAATATTATGACGAAATAGGATTTCGAGTTCCTGCAGTTCCATTAGATGAGAGTATTATATTAGATCCTTTTTCTTTTAATCCTTATGGAGTTCTTAGAGACTTTTCCTTATTTTTTAGGAACGTAGGAATAACAGGGAGTTATTTATATGAAGGAGATGGGAATGATATTGATTTATTGAGTTTTGATGAGAATAATTATAAAATATTAAGGCTATTAAGACAACAAGGAATTACTTCGCCTCTAGAGTCTATAAATTCAGAGGAAGTAGAAGGTTTAGACTCTAGAGACTTCCTAAATCTAAAGAAATTCAGAGTATTAGAAGGATTCTTTAAAGGGATTCCTTATACTTTTAAAATAGTGAGATGTGAAGATTTTGGAAAAGTAATGAAAATGGAAGAATTTAGTGGGACTCTAGAAATAAAAAATGCTATAAAACCCTATTCTATTCCAGTTAAATATTATACAGATAATTTCGTATTAACTAGTTTTAGAACAAGATATACAGAATTAGAAGAAGGGAAAAAAATTTTTGTAAAGGGAAAAGTACTGAGGAGAGATATATTTAATGATTTAGATTTAGACATAGCAGAGGAAGTTAAGATACTATCCTAGCGTATTAATAACTATTATTAAGCATTATTAGAATCTATTATTATGAATTCACACGAACTACATAGGGAATTAGCACCAAAGATATTGAATTTTTTTGTAATTACCATAAGCACATCTAGATACGAAAAAATGATAAAAAAGGAGCCAGTAGTAGACGAGTCTGGTGATGCAATAAAGCAAGAAATAATTACTGCAGGACACAAGATACTAGGATATGATTTAGTTCCAGATAACAAAATAAAAATACTTAAAGCTTTCTTAAATGCAGTAGATAATGAAAATGTAGATGTAATAGTTTCAACAGGCGGAACTGGGTACTCTCCATCTGATACTACAGTAGAGACTTTACGAAAGATTTTTGATAGAGAAGTAGAAGGTTTTAGTGACGTTTTTAGAATGCTCAGCTATAATGATCCAAAAGTAAAGTCAGCTGCATATTTAACTAAAGCATCTGCTGGAATAATTAATAGTAAAGTAATATATCTCTTACCTGGTTCCCCAAGTGCAGTAACTTTGGCAATGAAAGAATTAATTATACCAGAAGTTTCGCATCTGGTATATATAGTACGCTCTAAGTAGCAAATAGCTTTTCTATTCCTTTAACTATGTGATCTCTAATATTTTTATCTAGATCTATATATTTATCATTATTTAAATAAAATAGAAGTAGCTCGTCTTTAGATCTACTACTAAGAAAGTTTTCAATTAGATCTGTAAAGGCCTCATTTTTAACATTATCGTCAATATCAGTATACCATTCTAAATCTTTAAATAGTTCATTAAGGCTTCCTAGATAAGATATAAAATCTTTATAAAATTTATCTGAAATAGAATAGTCTATTTGAACATTGAATAAATCTAAAATATTTTTTATCCCTAACCTTCTTGCAGCTAGTGGACATAGACTTATATCGGCATTAGGATTTTTCTTACCATAACCCTCGTTATTGACTTCATTAAGAAATTCATAGCTGCATGTTTTATCTGCATTTTTAAAATTAGCATCATAAAAACACGGTACATGAACCTTCATTTTTTCTAGTTTATTCTTGATCTCTTTTTCAAGTAATTGGTATATGAACGTAACGTCAATTATTTTCACATTTTGGAGAGAACTTAAAAAGTGAAATTCTTCTGGAGTAAGCGTAATTATTTCGTCTATATATTTTATTCTTTCCTTAATATCATTATTAAATTCGGATTTTATTAATTCTGCATACGAAAGATCTAATGTAATTATGCCTACTTTTATTCCCATTGAATCAAGTATTTTGAATGCCTTAATTGCAAATTCTTTTAGATCTTTAGAAATAACTGTTAAAACTATTACTCTTCTAGAAAAAAGATTTATGTTAATACCAAGTTTAGTTTCTGGAAATTTGGCACTTTTAATAAGATCTAAAACTATACTAAGATCTACTGGACATACGTTTGTGCATTTACCACACATATGACAATTAGACACTTCTTTTTCCTTGCTAAAGGAAGACAATACGTAAAATCCTAATGGTGAAAATACACTAGAATCTCTCTGATCTTTATGCGGGCAAACTTCAGTGCATTTTCCGCATAATATACAGCCATTAAAAAGTATCTTATCATTAACATCCGAATATACAGTAGTATTTGGTAAGACTAACGGATTTTGTGAAAAAGCATAATAGTATACTTCATTTTTCCTGAAATGGAAATAAACTAAATCTGATCTCGAGAAAACTGAAGGTTCAAAAGAGACTAAAGTTATGTAGCCAGCATATCTGAATTTATGTTTTCTTATATCTTCATAAGGTGGTTTACTATCCTGGAAATTATCGATGAATTTTTTTACTAATACTTCTCTCGTTTTTGTATATGATACAAATACCTTGGCTTTATTGTTTTCTTTAATCAGTGTTACATCTCTAAAAACAGGGAAATCAGAAATAAACCATTTTTTAACTAGATTTGCTAGATATAGGAAGTCTCCTTCAAGATACTTGTAACACATTTCCTTATTTTCCTTATTTATTAGTACTGCAGATATTATTCCACCTTTGTATTTTCCCTCATATTTTTGGCCATCTATATAAGCCTCAACTTCTACTCTATCCTTAATGTATCCAAACTCATTAAATCCAAAACATGCGTCATTAAAAGATACTGAACCACCCACAGTAAAATCTCTTATACAAAAAATTTCTGGATTATAATTAATTATTTCTTTCCATTTAGTTCCAGGCATCACTTTAATTTTGTCTCCTAGATCTTCTACTCCTTTAAACTCGGTCAAATCAGCTATTTTGTTTCCCTGAAGTCCTCTTATAAATTCATATCTAGGAGTAAAATCTCTTAAGTTTTGTAAATCGTCTTCCTTACGTACTTTAATAATAACCTCTGGAGGATTTACCTTAACAGTAGGGGATAATGCTGAAAATAGAAATTTTTCCATCGTAACATCACATGATTTTTGAAGATTTTAATTCTATTTAATACTTATCTTATACTCTCTCCCCAAAATTCTTCGTCTTTGCTCCTTGTACCTTTCATTACTTCAGATATCAGTCTTAAGGATTTTCTTCTAGAAAGAACCTTATTATTATTCCCACAATAAGGATCATAAATGCATTTTGGGCAACCATCTTCACAATCACATTTTCCTACAATATCTAGGGCTACCTCATATGCGTCCTCTAATCTATCATAAAGTAATTTAGAGACACCGCTTCCACCAACTATTGAATCATAAATTACTACGTGCCCACTAGGATAACTTATACCAGATAAATCAGTGAGCGAAGCTCCAGCTACAACTCTTCCTGCTGAAATAAGTACATGTTCAGTAGCATGATACGCTTCCATTCCATCCATTAATGTGAATTCATCTAATATGGGATGTTTTATTATAAGACCTTTTGTTCTATATGAATAAGATATTGGATTTTCAAATTTAAATTCAGCAGAACTCTTATCTTTTTTTGAATAAAAATCATGTACTGTATATCCTTCTACTGACACTTTTACCATTACTTCTCCATATTTAACTGGGAGTCCAAATACGTTTCTATTTTCTATTTCATTAAATTCTTTTAAGTCTACTGAGTATAATGGCTTGGTATAATAAGGTAGATTATCACTAGTTTTCTTAACAGTAGCAATCATTTTTTTGAGATCAAGATTATCTACTATATAATTTCTCTTAGATGCAATATAAACTGCGTTAGGATATAAATCGTATAATGCTATAGGTAATTCTCTCTCACCTATTTTTTTATCATCATTATAAATCTTTACTATAGGACCTGAGCTTCTTAGTGAAGATTCTAAAACAAATTTTCTTGTTTCTTTAGTAGCGTAAGCTATCCCATTTACAATCCTTATGACGTTATTCTTTTCAAGTTCTTTACAAGCTTTTTGCCATAGATTAGGTAATTCTTTAATTTTTACCATATATTTCTCAAGAATGTATGCTGCTGTATGAACTTTAACTACCTCAATGTTTGATGTATCAAACGGTATAGGAGTTAGTTTTCTTGCAAAGAACTCTTTCGGTTTTCTTAAGAAATATGAATCTATGGGATCATCACTTAATATTGTAAACACGTACCCTGCTACATTTCTTCTTCCTGCTCTTCCTGCCCTTTGTAAATACTTTGGATAACTTGGTGGATTTTCTGCCATTATTACAGCGTCTATATTGCCTATGTCAATACCTAATTCGAGAGTAGGCGTAGCAACTACTCCATTTATTTTACCTTGTCTAAGGCCTTGCTCAACTTTTAATCTCTCTTCTGGTAAAATACCAGCTCTATGAACTTCTAGATCTGCGCCAAATCTTTGAGCTATTTTAGCAGTAACCTCAGCCATCTGTTGAGAGTCAGTAAAAATAAGTATCTTTAAGCCTAGTTTAATGAGGATAGCAGCTAAATAAGCTGAGAGAGTCCACCTACTTACACCATTAGAGTTTATTAAGACGTGAAATGCCATTCCTTTTCTTCTACTACTACCATATATTATTTCTCCTTGTTCTCCAAACATAGCCTCAAACATATAAGGCGAGGCGCCTATAGTAGCGCTAGAAGATATAATATGAATTTTATTATTGATATCTCTTAGTCTATCTATTATCATTCTTAAATGTGAGCCTAATACACCTTCATAAACATGAATTTCATCAAATACAAAATGATCAGCTTGTCGTATAGTTTCACTAAATCTTCTGCTCATAGCTAAACCAAAATGCAACATGTCTGGATTAGTTATCAGAATCTCTGGGGGATCTTCATATATTCTATTTCTTTCTATTCTAGGCGTGTCTCCATCGATAACCCCTACCCTTATTGGCAAATTTTTTATAAGTTTACAAATTCTATTTAGTTGATCTCTAGCTAATGCCTTTGTAGGATAAATTAATATACTTTTTTCGCCATTTATTGCAAAGTTTAATATTGGTATTAGAAATGCTTCTGTTTTTCCAGTTCCAGTACCAGAAATTATTAATATATTTCTTCTGTCTAGAATTTTATTTATAGCTTCTTCTTGGTATTTATATACTTTTTCAATTCCTATATTTTTTAACGATTTTTTAATTTTCTCATTTATATTTAGATTATCTACAGTAGATCCCAGATCTGGTTCAAAGGCTGTTTCAGTATAAATATGAGTGATTTCAGCGTTAAACAAATTTAATCTTTCCTTGACGTTCTCCAAAATATCCATATATTTATTAAGATGGTATTAGAAGAAAATAACTATGTCTGAGATATTGGATAATGAAGGTGATTTAAGTACATTCCTTGAAGCTCAAGAAAAATTGAGAACGCAAAAACTTGAGATAGTAATACCAGAAAGATTATTGGAAGAATCTCCTTATATTAGCAAAAAATACGGTTATTCAATAATAGATGGAGAAGATTTACCTAATGGATACATTAAATTAACTTTAGTATATAGAAGATAACGTTAAAACCTCACTTTTTACGCTTTAAAAGATAAAATTGTGTAGCGTAAGTGGAGTAATTATTTTTGATAATTCTAATTTTGATAAAATAGAGAAGAAATTTGCTCAAATAATGAAAAAGGCTGAGGATAGAGGTAGAGATAGTTTTGGAATAGTAGCTATAGAAAAAGATGGAAATGTGAGATCAATTAGATCCTTAGGAAAGCCTTCAGATTATGAAGAGAAACTATATGGAATATTTAATGAGAACACTAACGTTGTAATAGCTAATAATAGAGCCGAACCTACTACTGAATACATTAATAAGAAATCTGAAAAAGATATCCAGCCTTTTGAAGGAGGGAGATATGTTGTTTCTCATAACGGGATAATAGCTAATGATAATGAAATAGAAAGGAAATATGGTATACATAGACAAACTAAAATTGACTCTGCTATTATTCCTCCATTTTTAGATA
This genomic window contains:
- a CDS encoding MogA/MoaB family molybdenum cofactor biosynthesis protein, yielding MNSHELHRELAPKILNFFVITISTSRYEKMIKKEPVVDESGDAIKQEIITAGHKILGYDLVPDNKIKILKAFLNAVDNENVDVIVSTGGTGYSPSDTTVETLRKIFDREVEGFSDVFRMLSYNDPKVKSAAYLTKASAGIINSKVIYLLPGSPSAVTLAMKELIIPEVSHLVYIVRSK
- a CDS encoding 4Fe-4S dicluster domain-containing protein — its product is MEKFLFSALSPTVKVNPPEVIIKVRKEDDLQNLRDFTPRYEFIRGLQGNKIADLTEFKGVEDLGDKIKVMPGTKWKEIINYNPEIFCIRDFTVGGSVSFNDACFGFNEFGYIKDRVEVEAYIDGQKYEGKYKGGIISAVLINKENKEMCYKYLEGDFLYLANLVKKWFISDFPVFRDVTLIKENNKAKVFVSYTKTREVLVKKFIDNFQDSKPPYEDIRKHKFRYAGYITLVSFEPSVFSRSDLVYFHFRKNEVYYYAFSQNPLVLPNTTVYSDVNDKILFNGCILCGKCTEVCPHKDQRDSSVFSPLGFYVLSSFSKEKEVSNCHMCGKCTNVCPVDLSIVLDLIKSAKFPETKLGININLFSRRVIVLTVISKDLKEFAIKAFKILDSMGIKVGIITLDLSYAELIKSEFNNDIKERIKYIDEIITLTPEEFHFLSSLQNVKIIDVTFIYQLLEKEIKNKLEKMKVHVPCFYDANFKNADKTCSYEFLNEVNNEGYGKKNPNADISLCPLAARRLGIKNILDLFNVQIDYSISDKFYKDFISYLGSLNELFKDLEWYTDIDDNVKNEAFTDLIENFLSSRSKDELLLFYLNNDKYIDLDKNIRDHIVKGIEKLFAT
- a CDS encoding DEAD/DEAH box helicase, with the protein product MDILENVKERLNLFNAEITHIYTETAFEPDLGSTVDNLNINEKIKKSLKNIGIEKVYKYQEEAINKILDRRNILIISGTGTGKTEAFLIPILNFAINGEKSILIYPTKALARDQLNRICKLIKNLPIRVGVIDGDTPRIERNRIYEDPPEILITNPDMLHFGLAMSRRFSETIRQADHFVFDEIHVYEGVLGSHLRMIIDRLRDINNKIHIISSSATIGASPYMFEAMFGEQGEIIYGSSRRKGMAFHVLINSNGVSRWTLSAYLAAILIKLGLKILIFTDSQQMAEVTAKIAQRFGADLEVHRAGILPEERLKVEQGLRQGKINGVVATPTLELGIDIGNIDAVIMAENPPSYPKYLQRAGRAGRRNVAGYVFTILSDDPIDSYFLRKPKEFFARKLTPIPFDTSNIEVVKVHTAAYILEKYMVKIKELPNLWQKACKELEKNNVIRIVNGIAYATKETRKFVLESSLRSSGPIVKIYNDDKKIGERELPIALYDLYPNAVYIASKRNYIVDNLDLKKMIATVKKTSDNLPYYTKPLYSVDLKEFNEIENRNVFGLPVKYGEVMVKVSVEGYTVHDFYSKKDKSSAEFKFENPISYSYRTKGLIIKHPILDEFTLMDGMEAYHATEHVLISAGRVVAGASLTDLSGISYPSGHVVIYDSIVGGSGVSKLLYDRLEDAYEVALDIVGKCDCEDGCPKCIYDPYCGNNNKVLSRRKSLRLISEVMKGTRSKDEEFWGESIR